The genomic segment caactgccatgacttcctgttcctaccctctctgtctcgtggcacaggcagcaatcctgagattaccacccttgaggtcctgctttttaacttttttCCTAACTCCCAATATtcttacgctccaaagaataaagacctaatttgttcaaccttttgctgtaacttaggagatgaaatccaggcaacattttagtaaatctcctctgtactctctcaattttattgacatctttcctataattcagtgatcagaactgtatacaatactccaaatttggccttaccaatgccttgtacaatttcaacattacatcccaactcctatactcaatgctctgatttataaaggccagcataccaaaagctttcttcaccaccctatccaaacgagactccaccttcagggaactatgcaccattactcctagatccctctgttctactgcattcttcaatgccctaccatttaccatgtatgccctattttgatcactcctaccaaaatgcagcacctcacatttatcagcattaaactccttctgccatctttcagcccactcttctaagtggtctaaatcctgtctgcaagctttgaaaatattcttcattatccacaactccacctatctcagtatcatctaatacttactcatccaatttaccaccccatcatccagatcattaatatatatgacaaacaacattggacctagtacagatccctgaggtttagtcatcagagacaattgtgctgtccctcacttcccacatcctacaatcaGAGCACTGGACTGTCCTATCTACTGCCTCCATTACCAACTCCTAAGTTAATCAAAATAATTAAAGAAACATACCCAGCCTTACcttactgggagcaagctcgtcctctgcctcttctcgccgaaacctctcgagccaaagcctcaaagctccactccttcactggcccactcactcactggccgctccgCTTCAGCTACCCCTCTTTTTACTTGTTTGTTGAGCTTCTCAATTTACAATTGCCCAATCAAattgcttggtcccctgaccttgattgcccaatcagctgcattCTGAGCTGTTCAAATTTTGATTGACATGATTGCACAATCCAACTGCCAgaacctctcgagccaaagcctcaaagctccactccttcactggccgctctccactccagtccatataaaactccagtcccaataaaggtgaatatgcagcagaagaaactcctcccatgctcagtgaccagggtgcagactgggtgtggtgagcagcagcaataattgcagagttcagcaccaacagtcactctcaaaattgcattcagcaacggtgatggacaaatatccagcaagcAGCTTATTGAAACATTCCAGTActatgtcacaagtgtaacatgctgtgaggtttcactgctaatggaatggcctctctgcaatgcatcactgctgaggtaacggtttctctgtagcagcaatgtttaggttacgactagagacaacagggttttggaacgcagggctatccaatgagagaaatgttgttctttcttgggagtctggaagagagatttttgcagtcttttgccggggagcgatgagaagacatgaatggagagatTGGGCCTTTCttcttcattattttttttactcgttctatagtcaaagtaagaaactATAAAGCCCAAACGTTTAATCACAGATTATGTACCGTTTGTTTtctcagggtactgatttgtaacagggaacacatcaagcagcatccacccaaacaagatttcttaagactggccgggctgggggggggctatcaccccctatattaagctgccagtcaaAGTGAGAGTTACATCAGGTTAGAatactgagtgaatcgcttcccacattcacagctgtcgaacggcctctccccactgtCAACCCAATGATGCACATTCGGTGCAGAGTGCTCAGAGAATCtcctcccaaagtctgagcagctgATCGACCTCTactcggtgtgaactcgctggtgtttctgtagattcgatgaccgagtgaatcccttcccacacactgagcagctgaatggcctctcccctgtgtgaacacgctggtgtctctgtagatgagatgaccgagtgaatcccttcccacagtctcggcaggtgaacggcctctctccagtgtgaactcgctggtgcatcagtagttgagatgacgaagtgaatccttttccacagtctgagcaggtgaacggcctctctccagtgtgaacgtgctgatgtaccttcagttgatatgacttagtgaatcccttcccacagactgagcaggtgaacggcctctccccagtatgaactgactggtgtgcctgtAGTTCagttgaccaagtgaatcccttcccacagactgagcaggtgaacggccactccccagtatgaactgaccGGTGTGCCTGTAGTTCGGATGCCTGAGTAAATcctttcccacaatctgagcaggtgaacggccgctccccactgtgaactcgctcgtgtctctgtagggtgcatgactgagtgaatcccttcccacagacagagcaggtgTACGGccgctccccactgtgaactcgctggtgtgccattagggcgggtgactgagtgaatcccttcccacagtctgagcaggtgaacggcctctccccagtgtgaactcgctgatgtaccttcagttgggatgaggaagtaaatcccttcccacagtgcaagcaggtgaacggcctctccccagtgtgaactcgcctatgtgccttcagttgggatgagcaagtgaatcccttcccacagtctgagcaggtgaatggccgctctccagtatgaactcgctggtgtaccttcagttcagatgactgactgaatcccttcccgcagttcgagcaggtgaacggccgttccccggtgtgaactcgctggtgtaccttcagttcagatgactgagtgaatcccttcccgcagtttgagcaggtgaatggcctctccccagtgtgaacagacGAGTGTACTTGCAGgtgggatgatcgagtgaatcccttcccacacactgagcaagtgaatggcctctccccagtgtgaactcgctgatgtaccttcagttgggatgagcaagtgaatcccttcccacagtctgagcaggtgaatggcctctctccagtatgaactagctgatgcaccttcagttggtatgagcaagtgaatcccttcccgcagtctgagcagataaacggcctctccccggtgtgaactcgctgatgtaccttcaggtgggatgagcaagtgaatctatTCCCACAcattgagcaggtgaacggcctctccccagtgtgaacagaccagtgtgcttgtaggtgggatggccgagtgaatcgcttcccacacactgtgcaggtgaatggcctctccccagtgtgaattcgctggtgtctctgtagatgagatgaccgagtgaatctcttcccacagtctgggcaggtgaacggcctctccccagtgtgaactcgctgatgtaccttcaattgggatgacaaagtgaatcccttcccacagtcggagcaggtgaacggcctctccccagtgtgaactcgctgatgtaccttcagttgggatgacaaagtgaatcccttcccacagtcggagcaggtgaatggcctctccccagtgtgtactgactggtgcctcagtaggtgagatgatttagtaaatcccttcccacagtccgagcaggtgtacaacctctccctagtgtgaacttgctggtgagccattaggtcagatgaccgagtgtattcttccccacaaattcagcagctgaccagcctctgcccagggtgaaccgactggtgtgtccacaggtgggatgaccgactgaatcccttctcacacacagaacaggtgaatggccttgtcccagtgtgaacttgctgatgtaccttcagttgagatgaccgactgaatccattcccactgactgagcaggtgaacgtgtAGGTCcttgtgtaaaatgacgggcgtgccagtctgtcagatgatcgagtgaatccctcgtCACAGTCCGAGCACAAAggatgatcaagtgaatcccttgctccacttcttaaatatccggctagagacagcaaaactggcttgctgtgttcgagattcccatagaca from the Mobula birostris isolate sMobBir1 chromosome 13, sMobBir1.hap1, whole genome shotgun sequence genome contains:
- the LOC140208529 gene encoding uncharacterized protein, which produces MAHQQVHTRERLYTCSDCGKGFTKSSHLLRHQSVHTGERPFTCSDCGKGFTLSSQLKVHQRVHTGERPFTCSDCGKGFTLSSQLKVHQRVHTGERPFTCPDCGKRFTRSSHLQRHQRIHTGERPFTCTVCGKRFTRPSHLQAHWSVHTGERPFTCSMCGNRFTCSSHLKVHQRVHTGERPFICSDCGKGFTCSYQLKVHQLVHTGERPFTCSDCGKGFTCSSQLKVHQRVHTGERPFTCSVCGKGFTRSSHLQVHSSVHTGERPFTCSNCGKGFTQSSELKVHQRVHTGERPFTCSNCGKGFSQSSELKVHQRVHTGERPFTCSDCGKGFTCSSQLKAHRRVHTGERPFTCLHCGKGFTSSSQLKVHQRVHTGERPFTCSDCGKGFTQSPALMAHQRVHSGERPYTCSVCGKGFTQSCTLQRHERVHSGERPFTCSDCGKGFTQASELQAHRSVHTGEWPFTCSVCGKGFTWSTELQAHQSVHTGERPFTCSVCGKGFTKSYQLKVHQHVHTGERPFTCSDCGKGFTSSSQLLMHQRVHTGERPFTCRDCGKGFTRSSHLQRHQRVHTGERPFSCSVCGKGFTRSSNLQKHQRVHTE